TTCTCTTAAAATCAGCCTACCAAATTGATTATTTTGCCAGGAACAATAATAATTTTGTTTGGTGTTTTTCCATCCAACTGTTTGATTGTCCTTTCATCAGCCATTACAATATTTTCAATTTCCTTAACGGTCAAATCCAGTGGAAGATTGATTGTAAAACGCATTTTGCCGTTGAAAGATACCGGATATTCTTTATTGTTTTCTATCAGATATTCCGGATTAAATCGTGGAAACGGTACCGCTGAAATACTTTCCTTATGGCCTAATCTTTCCCATAACTCTTCCGCTATATGAGGTGCATAAGGTGAAATTAAAACTGCTAAAGGTTCCAAAATAGAACGTTCGTGGCAGTTCATTGCTGTCAATTCATTTACCGCAATCATAAAAGAACTTACGGAAGTGTTGAATGAGAAGTTCTCGATGTCTTCCTGTACTTTTTTGATTGTCTTGTGCAAAGTCTTTAACGCTTCCGGTGAAGCAGGATTTGAATTTACTATCAAACCACTATCGTCAAAATACAACTTCCAAAGTTTTTTCAGGAATCCAAAGACACCTGTAATTCCGGCAGTATTCCATGGCTTGGCTTGCTCCAGTGGCCCAAGGAACATTTCGTATAGGCGTAATGTGTCTGCTCCGTATTCTTCACATATATGATCCGGATTGACAACATTGTATTTTGACTTCGACATCTTCTCTACTTCCCTGCCTACAAAAAACTTTCCGTTTTCAGTCACAAATTCAGCATCCTGAAATTGTGGCTGCCATTTTTTCAATTGTTCAATGTCAATCTCATCTGAAGCATTCACAAGGCTAATATCAATGTGAAGTCCTTCTGTTTCGTAATTGTTTTTGATGTTTTTAGAAACATAAGTATTGGTTCCGGAAATCCTGTAAACCAGAGCACTCATTCCTAAAATCATTCCTTGATTGATTAGCTTTTTAAACGGCTCTTCCTGATTCACAAAACCTCTGTCTTTCAAGAATTTGTTCCAGAAACGCGAGTATAGCAAGTGGCCTGTAGCATGTTCACTACCTCCTATATACAAATCGACATTCTGCCAATAATTCTGGGCCTCTTCAGAAACAAACTCCTCTTCATTATGTGCATCCATATAACGAAGCCAGTACCAGGAACTTCCTGCCCAACCCGGCATCGTATTGAGTTCTAAAGGAAAAACAGTCACATCGTCTATCAGCTCATTGCTAACAACCTTAGCATTCTTAGTATCCCATGCCCATTCTGATGCATTCCCTAAAGGCGGTTGCCCGTCTTCTGTTGGCAAATATTTTTCTACTTCCGGAAGACGAACCGGTAAATGTTGCGTTTCAATCATCTGTGGCAATCCGTTCACATAATAAACCGGGAAAGGCTCACCCCAATATCTTTGGCGTGAAAAAACAGCATCGCGCAAACGATAGTTGACTTTTCCTTTTCCTTGTCCTAATTCTTCCAATGCTTCAATTGCCTTTTTAGTAGCCTGTTTGTAATCCAGTCCGTTTAGAAAATCGGAATTATCAATGACCACATTATCTTTTGAGGCATAGGCCTCTTCAGAAATATCCACTCCTCCG
This portion of the Flavobacterium lindanitolerans genome encodes:
- the leuS gene encoding leucine--tRNA ligase, which codes for MKYNPNEIEARWQKYWAENGTFHAENNSEKPKYYVLDMFPYPSGAGLHVGHPLGYIASDIYARFKRHQGFNVLHPQGYDSFGLPAEQYAIQTGQHPDKTTKENIARYREQLDKIGFSFDWSREVRTSSPEYYKWTQWIFIQLFNSWYDKDADEARDIRTLVLEFEENGNEKVNAVADDAIPTFSAKEWKSYSKEEQERILLKYRLTFLAETEVNWCPALGTVLANDEIVNGVSERGGHPVIRKKMTQWSMRISAYAERLLSGLETIDWTESLKESQRNWIGKSVGASVTFKVKDSQFERNAVDYILSGDETNNHVIEVFTTRPDTIFGVTFMTLAPEHDLVAKITTPEQKKAVEAYVEATSKRSERDRMADVKTISGVFTGAYAEHPFTKEAIPVWIGDYVLAGYGTGAVMAVPCGDERDYAFAKHFNIPIKNIFGGVDISEEAYASKDNVVIDNSDFLNGLDYKQATKKAIEALEELGQGKGKVNYRLRDAVFSRQRYWGEPFPVYYVNGLPQMIETQHLPVRLPEVEKYLPTEDGQPPLGNASEWAWDTKNAKVVSNELIDDVTVFPLELNTMPGWAGSSWYWLRYMDAHNEEEFVSEEAQNYWQNVDLYIGGSEHATGHLLYSRFWNKFLKDRGFVNQEEPFKKLINQGMILGMSALVYRISGTNTYVSKNIKNNYETEGLHIDISLVNASDEIDIEQLKKWQPQFQDAEFVTENGKFFVGREVEKMSKSKYNVVNPDHICEEYGADTLRLYEMFLGPLEQAKPWNTAGITGVFGFLKKLWKLYFDDSGLIVNSNPASPEALKTLHKTIKKVQEDIENFSFNTSVSSFMIAVNELTAMNCHERSILEPLAVLISPYAPHIAEELWERLGHKESISAVPFPRFNPEYLIENNKEYPVSFNGKMRFTINLPLDLTVKEIENIVMADERTIKQLDGKTPNKIIIVPGKIINLVG